One genomic segment of Drosophila melanogaster chromosome 3R includes these proteins:
- the Tm2 gene encoding tropomyosin 2, isoform E, protein MDAIKKKMQAMKLEKDNAIDKADTCENQAKDANSRADKLNEEVRDLEKKFVQVEIDLVTAKEQLEKANTELEEKEKLLTATESEVATQNRKVQQIEEDLEKSEERSTTAQQKLLEATQSADENNRMCKVLENRSQQDEERMDQLTNQLKEARMLAEDADTKSDEVSRKLAFVEDELEVAEDRVRSGESKIMELEEELKVVGNSLKSLEVSEEKANQRVEEFKREMKTLSIKLKEAEQRAEHAEKQVKRLQKEVDRLEDELGINKDRYKSLADEMDSTFAELAGY, encoded by the exons aTGGACGCCATCAAGAAGAAGATGCAAGCGATGAAGCTTGAGAAGGATAACGCCATTGACAAGGCCGACACCTGCGAGAACCAAGCCAAGGATGCCAACTCCCGCGCCGACAAACTGAACGAGGAGGTGCGCGATCTGGAGAAGAAGTTCGTCCAGGTGGAGATCGATCTGGTTACCGCCAaggagcagctggagaagGCCAACACCGagctggaggagaaggagaaacTCCTGACCGCCACCGAGTCCGAGGTGGCCACCCAGAACCGCAAGGTGCAACAGATTGAGGAGGATCTGGAGAAGTCCGAGGAGCGCTCGACCACCGCCCAACAGAAGCTGCTGGAGGCCACCCAGTCGGCCGATGAGAACAACCGCATGTGCAAGGTGCTGGAGAACCGTTCCCAGCAGGATGAGGAGCGCATGGACCAGCTGACCAACCAGTTGAAGGAGGCCCGCATGCTGGCTGAGGATGCCGATACCAAGTCCGACGAGGTCTCCCGCAAGCTGGCCTTCGTTGAAGACGAGCTGGAGGTGGCTGAGGATCGTGTCCGCTCCGGCGAGTCCAAGATCatggagctggaggaggagctgaAG GTTGTCGGCAACTCCCTGAAGTCCCTGGAGGTGTCCGAGGAGAAGGCCAACCAGCGCGTGGAGGAGTTCAAGCGCGAGATGAAGACCCTGTCCATCAAGTTGAAGGAGGCCGAGCAGCGCGCCGAGCACGCCGAGAAGCAAGTGAAGCGCCTGCAGAAGGAGGTCGACAGGCTAGAGG ACGAGTTGGGCATCAACAAGGACAGGTACAAGTCCCTGGCCGACGAGATGGACTCCACATTCGCCGAATTGGCTGGCTACTAA
- the Tm2 gene encoding tropomyosin 2, isoform C, translated as MDAIKKKMQAMKLEKDNAIDKADTCENQAKDANSRADKLNEEVRDLEKKFVQVEIDLVTAKEQLEKANTELEEKEKLLTATESEVATQNRKVQQIEEDLEKSEERSTTAQQKLLEATQSADENNRMCKVLENRSQQDEERMDQLTNQLKEARMLAEDADTKSDEVSRKLAFVEDELEVAEDRVRSGESKIMELEEELKVVGNSLKSLEVSEEKANQRVEEFKREMKTLSIKLKEAEQRAEHAEKQVKRLQKEVDRLEDRLFNEKEKYKAICDDLDQTFAELTGY; from the exons aTGGACGCCATCAAGAAGAAGATGCAAGCGATGAAGCTTGAGAAGGATAACGCCATTGACAAGGCCGACACCTGCGAGAACCAAGCCAAGGATGCCAACTCCCGCGCCGACAAACTGAACGAGGAGGTGCGCGATCTGGAGAAGAAGTTCGTCCAGGTGGAGATCGATCTGGTTACCGCCAaggagcagctggagaagGCCAACACCGagctggaggagaaggagaaacTCCTGACCGCCACCGAGTCCGAGGTGGCCACCCAGAACCGCAAGGTGCAACAGATTGAGGAGGATCTGGAGAAGTCCGAGGAGCGCTCGACCACCGCCCAACAGAAGCTGCTGGAGGCCACCCAGTCGGCCGATGAGAACAACCGCATGTGCAAGGTGCTGGAGAACCGTTCCCAGCAGGATGAGGAGCGCATGGACCAGCTGACCAACCAGTTGAAGGAGGCCCGCATGCTGGCTGAGGATGCCGATACCAAGTCCGACGAGGTCTCCCGCAAGCTGGCCTTCGTTGAAGACGAGCTGGAGGTGGCTGAGGATCGTGTCCGCTCCGGCGAGTCCAAGATCatggagctggaggaggagctgaAG GTTGTCGGCAACTCCCTGAAGTCCCTGGAGGTGTCCGAGGAGAAGGCCAACCAGCGCGTGGAGGAGTTCAAGCGCGAGATGAAGACCCTGTCCATCAAGTTGAAGGAGGCCGAGCAGCGCGCCGAGCACGCCGAGAAGCAAGTGAAGCGCCTGCAGAAGGAGGTCGACAGGCTAGAGG ACCGTCTCTTCAATGAGAAGGAAAAATACAAAGCAATCTGCGACGATTTGGACCAGACATTTGCCGAACTTACTGGATATTAA
- the CG14866 gene encoding uncharacterized protein, isoform B, producing MPPAGQQLRLTALVYLALGIALLCNGSDGETRQKYANESLADADDPSPVWSQFLEDYVLSQGSSSSGSQRKSKDLPYMGADMGINGPLSYHSSAYKRPGNNIYITRRIGEAVELEPHLRKPVESQSPIVNPQFRPMTNQMLHQQHQQMQQQQQQQQLQQRQQPGFLQQLFGIGGSGGGGGSGTQQQQHVRPVPLQQQQVQQIAQQHPQQQHLVGGQPTTFRAVSENDLYLLGAIEKLVYRVDYLESRVRRSEQLIYYLMAGNNQKEVKDPCPANFTRISDNCYYINSQQQVNWKTANSACKGLNSHLAEFEKVSENEEIMAYLLNQPTHRGRDYWLGGLNPGLLWIWSNSAKPVNPNMNLTSIAMAQKGENSTAANLVDSSEQAAEEATGEDVLNNTVQIEGKGRCLRLSYNAGKHSYVYYGQECTSRHYYICEHEDKTLDNKIKKITRELKLFE from the exons ATGCCGCCGGCTGGTCAACAACTCCGGCTTACGGCCCTTGTTTATCTGGCATTAGGTATTGCACTCTTATGCAATGGCAGCGATGGTGAAACTAGGCAAAAATACGCCAATGAATCACTCGCGGACGCAGACGATCCATCTCCAGTTTGGTCGCAATTTCTCGAAGATTACGTCTTGAG CCAAGGCAGCAGTAGCAGCGGCAGCCAGCGAAAGTCCAAAGACCTGCCTTATATGGGCGCGGACATGGGCATCAATGGACCGCTCAGCTATCACTCGTCCGCCTACAAGCGACCCGGCAACAATATCTACATCACCAGGAGAATTGGCGAGGCGGTGGAACTAGAGCCGCATCTGCGAAAGCCCGTGGAGAGCCAGAGTCCCATTGTGAATCCTCAGTTCCGACCCATGACCAATCAAATGTTgcaccagcaacaccaacagatgcagcaacaacagcaacagcaacagttgcagcaACGCCAGCAACCGGGTttcctgcagcagctctttGGCATAggtggcagtggtggtggtggtggtagcGGTacccagcaacagcaacatgtgCGACCAGTGCcgctgcaacagcagcaagtgCAACAGATAGCGCAGCAACAcccgcaacagcaacatcttGTGGGCGGTCAGCCGACCACATTCCGAGCTGTCTCCGAAAATGATCTTTATCTCTTGGGAGCCATTGAAAAGTTGGTGTATCGAGTGG ATTACCTGGAGAGTCGCGTGCGGCGCTCGGAGCAGCTGATCTACTATCTGATGGCCGGAAACAATCAGAAGGAGGTGAAGGATCCCTGTCCCGCGAACTTCACGCGCATCAGCGACAACTGCTACTACATCAACAGCCAGCAGCAGGTGAACTGGAAGACGGCAAACTCTGCCTGCAAGGGTCTAAACTCCCACCTGGCCGAGTTCGAGAAGGTCTCGGAGAATGAGGAGATCATGGCCTATCTGCTGAATCAGCCGACGCATCGTGGTCGCGATTACTGGCTGGGCGGTCTCAATCCTGGCCTCCTCTGGATCTGGTCCAATTCGGCTAAGCCGGTGAATCCCAACATGAATCTCACATCCATTGCGATGGCCCAGAAGGGGGAGAACTCGACGGCCGCCAATCTGGTGGACAGTTCGGAGCAGGCGGCAGAGGAGGCGACCGGCGAGGATGTGCTGAACAACACGGTGCAAATAGAGGGCAAGGGTCGCTGCCTACGGCTAAGTTACAATGCCGGAAAGCACAGCTATGTGTACTACGGACAGGAGTGCACCTCGCGGCACTACTACATCTGCGAGCACGAGGACAAGACGCTGGACAACAAGATCAAGAAGATCACCCGCGAGCTGAAGCTGTTCGAGTGA
- the CG14866 gene encoding uncharacterized protein, isoform A yields the protein MGADMGINGPLSYHSSAYKRPGNNIYITRRIGEAVELEPHLRKPVESQSPIVNPQFRPMTNQMLHQQHQQMQQQQQQQQLQQRQQPGFLQQLFGIGGSGGGGGSGTQQQQHVRPVPLQQQQVQQIAQQHPQQQHLVGGQPTTFRAVSENDLYLLGAIEKLVYRVDYLESRVRRSEQLIYYLMAGNNQKEVKDPCPANFTRISDNCYYINSQQQVNWKTANSACKGLNSHLAEFEKVSENEEIMAYLLNQPTHRGRDYWLGGLNPGLLWIWSNSAKPVNPNMNLTSIAMAQKGENSTAANLVDSSEQAAEEATGEDVLNNTVQIEGKGRCLRLSYNAGKHSYVYYGQECTSRHYYICEHEDKTLDNKIKKITRELKLFE from the exons ATGGGCGCGGACATGGGCATCAATGGACCGCTCAGCTATCACTCGTCCGCCTACAAGCGACCCGGCAACAATATCTACATCACCAGGAGAATTGGCGAGGCGGTGGAACTAGAGCCGCATCTGCGAAAGCCCGTGGAGAGCCAGAGTCCCATTGTGAATCCTCAGTTCCGACCCATGACCAATCAAATGTTgcaccagcaacaccaacagatgcagcaacaacagcaacagcaacagttgcagcaACGCCAGCAACCGGGTttcctgcagcagctctttGGCATAggtggcagtggtggtggtggtggtagcGGTacccagcaacagcaacatgtgCGACCAGTGCcgctgcaacagcagcaagtgCAACAGATAGCGCAGCAACAcccgcaacagcaacatcttGTGGGCGGTCAGCCGACCACATTCCGAGCTGTCTCCGAAAATGATCTTTATCTCTTGGGAGCCATTGAAAAGTTGGTGTATCGAGTGG ATTACCTGGAGAGTCGCGTGCGGCGCTCGGAGCAGCTGATCTACTATCTGATGGCCGGAAACAATCAGAAGGAGGTGAAGGATCCCTGTCCCGCGAACTTCACGCGCATCAGCGACAACTGCTACTACATCAACAGCCAGCAGCAGGTGAACTGGAAGACGGCAAACTCTGCCTGCAAGGGTCTAAACTCCCACCTGGCCGAGTTCGAGAAGGTCTCGGAGAATGAGGAGATCATGGCCTATCTGCTGAATCAGCCGACGCATCGTGGTCGCGATTACTGGCTGGGCGGTCTCAATCCTGGCCTCCTCTGGATCTGGTCCAATTCGGCTAAGCCGGTGAATCCCAACATGAATCTCACATCCATTGCGATGGCCCAGAAGGGGGAGAACTCGACGGCCGCCAATCTGGTGGACAGTTCGGAGCAGGCGGCAGAGGAGGCGACCGGCGAGGATGTGCTGAACAACACGGTGCAAATAGAGGGCAAGGGTCGCTGCCTACGGCTAAGTTACAATGCCGGAAAGCACAGCTATGTGTACTACGGACAGGAGTGCACCTCGCGGCACTACTACATCTGCGAGCACGAGGACAAGACGCTGGACAACAAGATCAAGAAGATCACCCGCGAGCTGAAGCTGTTCGAGTGA
- the CG6276 gene encoding uncharacterized protein, producing MMTTDFAGSQFVSSNPNTSCSASRWLTEEVFKLIEIVQRDEAIYNPRHKYYFCRPYVENFWREVDLKLEKNPGASLAKWTNLRISFRREYTNYLEEKVPPCWSYFDRMFFLHPYLRKKHQQPKSLDTQVQDALAHLSNLSSRMQRERSVTIPGSSSIGGQPTPSAHQSPPAQQLDNYLDYFDEAEHNNSELDDIMEEEQQRNSRYHGQLDGNDIKSECEEPVDDYEQEAHEPEEDEQDDQDLHKMAPTSSSSSAEAQRRYANQHSHASRMLPGRLQMRTYHDEMRGAIRPRSQELQAPTAAVAGVNYSAQPTAHPNISFVRPTFSKPVDLVSTTTHAGGGGGGGVPGTAGLSEAELPTPSTAAVATPMAPSSSVSASSSSSYLSQRHGHNHMHGGHPQVPPSALPLRLEANNASGGSVSNGGAELCDCKTDPDAMFLMSLLPDIQKLNGRDRGKIKIAFQNILQDYLYPD from the exons ATGATGACGACCGACTTCGCGGGCAGCCAGTTCGTGTCCAGCAATCCCAACACCAGCTGTAGTGCATCCCGCTGGCTAACGGAGGAG GTCTTTAAACTAATCGAAATTGTGCAGCGCGACGAGGCCATCTACAATCCGAGGCACAAATACTACTTTTGCCGCCCGTACGTGGAGAACTTTTGGCGCGAGGTGGATTTGAAGCTGGAAAAGAATCCGGGCGCCAGTCTGGCCAAGTGGACCAATTTGCGCATCTCGTTCCGACGAGAGTACACCAACTATCTGGAGGAAAAGGTGCCACCCTGCTGGTCCTACTTCGACCGCATGTTCTTTCTGCATCCGTATCTACGCAAGAAGCACCAGCAGCCCAAATCGCTGGACACACAGGTGCAGGACGCCCTGGCACACCTCTCGAACCTTTCTAGTCGTATGCAGCGTGAGCGTTCAGTGACCATTCCGGGCAGCAGCAGTATTGGTGGCCAGCCCACGCCCTCCGCCCACCAGTCACCACCTGCACAGCAGCTGGACAACTATCTGGACTACTTTGACGAGGCGGAACACAACAACTCCGAGCTGGATGACATcatggaggaggagcagcagcgcaACAGTCGTTACCACGGCCAGTTGGACGGCAACGACATTAAGTCGGAGTGCGAGGAGCCGGTGGATGACTACGAACAAGAGGCGCACGAGCCCGAGGAGGATGAACAGGATGACCAGGACCTACACAAGATGGCGCCTACTTCTAGCTCTTCATCGGCGGAGGCCCAGCGTCGTTATGCCAACCAGCATTCACACGCCAGCCGAATGCTTCCGGGTCGCCTCCAAATGCGCACCTACCATGACGAGATGCGTGGCGCTATTCGTCCGCGTTCCCAGGAACTCCAAGCTCCAACTGCAGCAGTGGCCGGGGTCAACTACTCCGCACAGCCGACTGCCCATCCAAACATTTCGTTTGTGCGACCTACTTTCAGCAAGCCCGTGGATTTGGTTAGCACTACAACGCACGccggaggcggaggaggaggaggtgttCCAGGAACTGCTGGCTTATCCGAAGCGGAACTGCCCACACCATCCACTGCGGCCGTGGCCACCCCGATGGCGCCCAGTAGTAGTGTTAGTGCCAGCAGTAGCAGTAGCTACTTGAGTCAACGGCATGGGCACAACCATATGCATGGAGGACATCCACAGGTGCCGCCGTCAGCGCTTCCTCTGCGTTTGGAAGCCAACAACGCGTCCGGCGGATCCGTGTCCAACGGCGGTGCGGAGCTGTGCGACTGCAAGACCGATCCGGATGCCATGTTTCTGATGAGCCTGCTGCCCGACATCCAAAAGCTGAACGGCCGTGATCGCGGCAAGATAAAGATAGCCTTCCAGAACATCCTGCAGGACTACCTGTATCCGGATTAG
- the CG44040 gene encoding uncharacterized protein, with amino-acid sequence MKFFAILFLLCAIVGFAASSTSTTTTEASSDTSTTSAAPSPVPCGNGPQGPCGKKLYFFY; translated from the coding sequence ATGAAGTTCTTCGCCATTCTGTTCCTTCTGTGCGCCATCGTTGGATTCGCTGCATCCTCCACCTCGACAACCACGACGGAAGCCTCCTCTGATACTTCAACCACTTCGGCGGCACCATCCCCAGTTCCGTGCGGAAATGGGCCCCAAGGACCATGTGGCAAGAAACTATACTTTTTCTACTAA